ATCATGGAAGATTACCTCGCCTCTAACGTTTACTTGAGTGATAAATATGCCAAAGAGATCGCCATGAACCCAAACTTGAAATCCGTACTCTCCGTCAAGAAAGAGTTTCTGCAAGCCGGACTAGACCAGATCAAGACAACACATGGTAGCGTGGAGAAATTCTTGGAGACAACTCTCGAAGTGGATATTCCGGCATTTCGGAAACAATTCCTGTACTAAGAATTCCACTTTTAAATTATCTTTGTCGCTTGAAAATACAATGATATGAATCACGATTATTTCAAGCTACATATTTCCGTGCTTTCAAAATTGCACGTGTGCATGGTCTTATCATGGATCATATTACTCTTCGGTTGTCAGAATACAGGGGAAAAAGAGATCGTGATCATATCCACCAATGATATACACGGGAGAATCGAACAATTCCCAAAACTGGCCACTTTCGTGGAACAAATAAAGGCAAAACATCCAAACGTGATTCTAGTGGATGCCGGGGATCGATTCACGGGGAACCCGTACGTGGACCATGCAAAAGAAAAGGGACTACCTGTTATCTCATTAATGAACGACCTAGGTTACGAGGTCGGAACGCTAGGAAATCACGAGTTCGATTTCGGACAAAAAACTCTTCGGGCCAGAATAAACGACGCAACCTTCCCGATCGTCTGCGCTAACATCAATTCCTCCCGGGGAGAACTCGACAGTATCCCTCCTTATTATATTATCAAGAAAGACGGTATTAGACTCGGTTTTCTAGGCCTTGTACAAACGGGGGCTGACCATATACCAAGCGTCAACCCGGAACAATTGAAGGACATCACTTTCGACCATTATCTCGATAAGGTAGCGGATTACAGGTCACTAAAGCAACAATGTGACGTACTAATCGGTCTCACGCACCTTGGGGTTGACGAGGACTCCACCCTAGCCACACGAATGCCGGAACTGGATATAATCATCGGGGGACATTCCCATACCCTCTTAAAAACCCCGAAAGAAGTAAATAATGTCATGATCGGTCAAACAGGCCTCAAATTGCAATATGCCGGTCTGACCATATTAAAATTCAAACAAGGCAAGCTCTCGGAACGCTCTTACCAATCCTGCTTGATTGACACGATTACACGGATTGATTCTTCCATGACACAAAAAGTTAAATATTTCATTGATCAACCCAAGTTTAAAGAAGTGATCGGGGCAACCTCTCTCCCATTCAAATCTCAAGAGAGCATCGGAAACATCGTGACAGATGCAATGACACACTCAACGGCATCCGATTTTGCCTTTTACAATCAAGGCGGCATTCGTCTTTCCGAACTTCCCCAAGGAAACATCACACTAGAAACCATTCTCTCCATAGAACCTTTCGGTAACCATATTGTCATTCACGAATTGTCTTTGAGCGATATAAAAACATTAATACTCAATCATTTCAATCAAGAAGACCGCATAATAGACCTGTATGTATCACCCGGAAGTTACACGATTGTCCAAGACGAACAAGGAAAAGGAACAGATGTCATTTTTAAAGACCGTAACGGCAGACCACTCGTCAAGAAAGCCACGTATAAAGTTGCATTAAATAACTATGTAAGTGTCGAATATGACTTCCCAGGTAAAGGGAAAGGGCTACACACAGACATTTCAGTAGTAAATGCCATGATTGATTTCATCCGGACAAACACACCTCTCTCCCCGACAGACAAACGCACTTATCTATCATCAGTTAAATAACACAATCGCAAGGTAGGCCTCACACGGTGCAGGAGTTAAACATTTTCCTCTATTTTAAAAAACGTTCATTTATTGATCTCAAATGTAGTAAAAATATTGAATGTTCAAAAAACAATGTTCATTTTTAATATATACTGATTGTCAGTAATCTGCATTAAAGGACTTGTGTTTAGATAATTATCCGGCATCCTTTTTTTAATGTATCATTTATTGAACGTTTTATGATATTACAACAAATGTTGTAATGCCATTTACCTGTATGGATTGAGTGATATTTCCCCGGGCGGGAAGTGCGATAAAATCTTGGAATGGGCGAGAAAGAGATGATAAAAGCGATACTTGAAGGTGACCAGAAAGCCTTTAAGTTATTGGTTGACACCTATCAGGTGATGGTTGTCAACACTTGTCATGCTTTCATACACGATCGGGATGAGGCGGAAGACATTGCCCAGGACGTGTTTATCCAAGTCTTCGAATCTTTAGGTAAATTCCGGTTTGAAAGTAAATTATCCACGTGGCTATACCGGATAGCAGTGAACAGGTCTATTAATCACTGCAAATCCCCCAGAGGGCGGGCCATAAAAGTCGATATAGAATCATGGAAACAACAAGAGGTGGCACAATCGGTTGAAATGCCACAACAACAGTTATTGGAAGAACAGGAACAACTGGAATTATTACACCGGGCTATCGACCGACTTCCTGAAAATCAACGCACGGCGCTAATTTTAAACAAGTATGAAGAACTTTCATACAAGGAAATTGCAGAGGTCATGGGGATTACTCTCTCTTCCGTGGAATCGCTTCTTTTCCGTGCGAAAAATAATCTTGAGAAAATATTCAACACGAAATAAAAGACATTGTCATGAAAAAGATAAATAAAAAATATTTGATTTACTGGGTAAACATTATTCTGCTAATGTTGAATACGGCACTCCTCGTATTCTTTTGTTTTACCCCCGAAAAAACAATCTATAAGAATGAAGACTCCACCATCTCTAATGAATTCCTTCGCAAAGAATTAGATTTCACGGATGAACAATATAAACTCATTAATGAATTGGATTCAATCGTCTTGAGAAGGCATCAAACCGTTTTAAAATTACTCTGTCAAAGACGCTATCAGATGTTGAACGAACTGGCAAAACCCAACCCTTCCTTGGAAGAGCTGAACAAAATTGCCACATCCGTGGGGCATTTGCATAAAGCATTGAAGACACAAACGGCCCGACATTTACTCAATATAAAAAAGGTATGCACCCCGGAGCAATCAAAAAAACTCGAAAAAATGTTCATCGATTTATTGGAGATCAACAAACATTGTGCGGAATGTGCAGAAAAATGCACGGATCAAGAAAAATGTAAAAGATGCCCTAAGTTTCACCACTACAAGAACATAGAATCCGATTCTCTAGAAATAAACAGGGATTCTACAAAAAATATCACAAAATAATGAAAAAAAGTATCTTGCCAGCGCAAGTTTTTAAAATGAAGTCTGTCATATAACCAAAGAGAGAGAAAATCATGAAAGTTGAAGAGATCATCGAGAAGGACAAGGTAAGGGAAGTACGTGAAGACTTTTATAACGGGATCATGGAAAAGATGGCCCGGAATAAAATGGATGATGCCGGTCCCGTGATCCGCAAAAGACACCTAGGCATGAGCATTGCCGCGGGAATTGCACTAGGCATTCTGGTGGGCAGTATACACCACCACATGCACAAGACCGATCGGCAAGTGGCGATGCAGGAGTGGCTAGGAAAGTATAATATTAACGACACTAAACTTGAATGTATTGAGGACAGACTTTTTAATTAAAAACAGCTAAACCTACAAGATCTTACTATGAGTTTGAAAAAATTGTTTTTTTTAAGCACGGTTATCTTTTTGATCGGGCATATGAACCTGTTTGCCCAATCTGAAAAGGTCAACCTATCCGGAACGATACAAGACGCAAAATCCGGTGAAACACTACCCTTCGTCGTGGTCAATATCAAGGACTTAAACCTATGGACCACGTCTGACATTAACGGAAAGTTTTCTTTTAAAGACGTAAAAAAAGGCGAATATACCTTAACGGCATCCTGTCTCGGTTACAAAGATTATGAAATGAAAATTAATCTGAGTAAAAATATTGAAAAATACATCCTAAAATTAGAGGAACAAACCCTGGCATTGAAAGAAGTCACCGTGACCGCAACAGCCGGAAACAAACTCAACAGTTCTTCCTCTATAAAAAAAGCGGCGTTAGAACACGTGCAAGCTTCCAGCATCGTGGACGTGATGCAATTGTTACCCGGATCGCTGACCGTCAATCCAAACTTGAACGACATCTCGAAACTGACTATCCGTGACGTCACGGGGAAAGACGCCACCAATGCTTTCGGGACTGCCGTGATCGTTGACGGGGCACGAATGTCAAATGACGCCAATATGCAAATGGCCTCCACCGCCTTGTCAACCCAAGGAATAAGCACATCAGCCGGAACCGGTATCGACGCCCGCCAGATAGCTGTCGATAACATCGAGTCTATCGAGGTAATCCGGGGAATCGCTTCTGCCGAATACGGGGACTTGAACTCGGGAGCCGTGATCGTCAAAACAAAGGCAGGAAAATCACCTTTGGAGGTTCGTTTCAAGACAGACCCGAAAATCAAACAGGTCTATGCCGGTAAAGGTTTTGCCTTAGGAGAAAATAAAGGATTTCTAAATATTGACGCTGATTACGTGCAATCGCAGAATGACATTCGTACCCCGGCAAAGTCTTACAACCGATTGACCGCCCAAATCGGTTACTCCAACGTGTTCAACCCGCAGGGAAGAGCCTTTAGCCTAAACGCTAAATTTAAAGGTTTGACCACCTTGGACAAACAAAAAAGTGACCCGGACAAGCAATCCGAAGAAAAGACAAAAGTCGAGAATCAGGAAATCAGCTTGAATATATACGGTAACTGGATGATAAACAAGGCGTGGCTAACCAGTCTGAAATACACCGTGGCCGGTTCCTTGGGAAAACAATATAACTGGGACCACGAACAACATACAACCGTCGGGGCCGCCAACACGAATTCCATGGAATCCGGGGAACACGTGGCAGGATTCCTCCCCTACGAATATTATAGTGATTTGAAGATCGAGGGAAAACCCGTTTACGCACAAGCTAAGTTAACGGCCAATATCTCCGGGAAATACGGAATTTTCTACAATAATTTCATGCTAGGTGGCGAGTGGAGTACGAAAGGAAATGAAGGAAAAGGGAAGAGTTTCGACCCGAACAACCCACCGACCCAGAGCATACGTCCCCGCTCGTTCAAAGACATTCCCTACATCAATGAATACAGCGGCTTCGTCGAGGACAAAGTAAAAATCGAAATGGGCAAAAGATCATTAGAACTTTCTGCCGGAAGCCGATTCACCAAGATTGACACGAAAGGAGCTGATTTTGATGTAATCGTGGACCCTCGTTTTAACGCTCGACTGACATTATTTGAGAATCGCTGGAACAAGAAAGGTTGGCAAAACCTGAGTATTCGTGCCGGATGGGGGATCCAGCATAAAATGCCGACACTTGCTTACTTGTACCCGGACCCGGCCTATATCGACAAAGCCAGTTTCTCGTTCAAAGATGATGCCAACAATTACAAATTGGCCGTGATTACCACCAATGTTTTCGAAACAGACAACGACCGTCTGAAAATTCCGAAAAGTAACAACTTCGAGATCGGCGTGGACTTCAAGGTTCTCAGCGTCAATGCCAGCCTAGCCTACTTCAAGGAAAAACTGACGAATGGATATAACCAAGCCGGTTATGCCGTTCCCTATCAATATAGAGAATACAATTACAGTTCCAGCCTAACCCACCCGGAATACGTGAACGGGGAAGTCGTGGAAAACGGAACCCCCGTGGGTTACCGTACCTTACAAACATTCGGAGTTTTCCAACGCCCGGATAACGGGATTACGACCGATAAATGGGGTATCGAATACTCCCTTGATTTCGGAAAGATCGACGTGATCAAAACATCAATTCTCGTGGACGGAGCATTTTTCCACACCAAAACATTCGACAATAGTCTCAAGATGAGTTATGAAACCCGATATATAAATAATGAACCTTATCCCTATGTCGGCCTATACGTGGGTGGGAACAACGTCGGAAACGGGAATCTCTATCAACGTTTGAACACGAACTTACGCCTCGTGACCCACATTCCCCAATTACGTCTCGTTTTCACGTTAGGAGCCCAATGCGTGTGGATGGATAAATCGAAAGCCTTATCCAAATACCAGGGCCAATGTCTGGCTTACATGAAAGACGACGACGGAAATATTGTCGAAGGAAATGTCGAAAAAGACAAAACCTACAACAAGTATATTAATCCGGTAGCATACATGGACCGAGAGGGTACAATCCACCCGTTCACGGAAACAGAAGCAAACGATCCGGTATTCCAACACATGATCAAAAGCGGTAAATCCACCTATTTCGTGGAAGACTCCCTTGACCCGTACTTCATGTTGAATCTGCGCATGACGAAAGAAATCGGAAGATTTGCCTCTCTTTCTTTCTATGCAAACAATTTCACGAACGCCAAACCTTGGAGATATTACAAATCCAGCGGTTCCGACTTTAGAGTAAACAGCGACATCAGCTTTGGTGCCGAAATCAGTCTGAAATTTTAACGGATTAAAAAAGGAATAAAGATGAAAACATATCATATACTTACGCTTCTGGTCGTATTCCTTTTCACGGGATGTCTGAAAGAAGAAAAAATGAGTATCGGAGCCCTGATCAAGGTGAACATGCCGGAAGGTTTTGAAAATACCAGCCCGGAAGGGATTGATGTGAAATTATACAGTACTACGTCAGGTCTGACCTACACGAGCAAATGTGATGCCTCCGGTATCGCCACGTTCAATGTAGAATACGGTTTCTACGAGGCAGTAGCTCAACACCGGGAAAGGGGAGAAAACACCATCGACATCTTTAACGGGAGAATGGAGCGAATTGTACTGAGTGAAAGAACAAAAGATGGGGATACCTACACGATAAACCTAACTCACGCCAAATTACAGCAATTAATCATCAAAGAGATTTACTACGCAGCCTGTAAAAAAGATGACGGAACGAATTACACGAAAGACGCTTACATGTCAATCTACAACAATTCCGACGAAATCGCCTACCTGGATAGTCTTTGTATAGGAACCGTAAACCCTGTCACAAGTAGCAGTCCAAGTAACTTCACCAAACCGGACGGAAGTTTATGGGATGAAATTCCGCTATTCATGATGGCATGGCAATTCCCCGGAACAGGTACAGACTACCCCTTACAACCCGGGGAAGAAACGATTATCGCGCTTAATGCCATCAATCACGTGGATATCGCCTCGCAATCCGTGGATCTTTCCAAAGCCGATTTTGCATTCTGGGACCCGCTGTTAACAGGAGCATCCGTCCCCGCTCCGGGAGTTGAACCCTTAAAAATGCTCTGGAGAAATAGTGGCACAGCATTCACGATCAGTTTGACAGGCCCGGCCATGGTGATATTCAAAATTCCGACCACCGTAGCTGAAAGTGCACAGGCTTACGCCGAAGATCCCGGAAATCTTCAACTGGATCCGGTAAAACCCAACGCCTCTCAAAAATTCCTAATGATTCACAAAGATTGGGTAATCGATGGAGTTGAATGCGTGACGAGTGCCAGCAAAGCCAACAAACGAATTCCCAACAATATAGATGCCGGATTCACCTATATACCGACAAGTTACCTGGGCAATTCCGTTTGCAGAAAAGTAGATGAAGTTGTCGATGGCAGGACCATATACATGGACTCCAACAATTCCAGCGAGGATTTCGAAGTCGTTCCGAATACATTAAAAAACAGATAGACAAACTGTATCTAAAAATGAAGATTATGAAATTCAAAAAAATATATACACTTGGTCTGGGCCTACTCATTGCCGGGATGTCGGCAGTAAATGCCCAAACCCAAGACAACGAGAAGATTTTTTACCGAATGGATCGGGTCAAAGCGAACAATCCTTGGACGAAGTCTTTAAACTACGCTGGATTAACATTCAACGAAAATCAGGATTTCACCATCGTAGAAGTCGATTTTCAATATGGAAAAGGTAGTCTCAGAAATGTAAACGCCCCCACGGCATTCAATAAAACGAACCTGCAAACAGAATCCTTCCGAAGATTGAATAAAGTATTCTTCTACGGGAAGTTCAGTTTTGACTACATGAACCGCCTGAAAATGGGATGGTGTAACGTTATCAACCCGTACCGCTCCCCAATATTCTTTGCAGACAGTATGCCGGGACGTCAGACTATGGAAACTTACATCTTGGAAGGTGGAATCGGTTATATGATTGGAAAGCGCTGGAGTATTGGGGCCAAAATCGATTACCTGACCGCCAGTAATGCCAAGAAGAAAGACGCCCGAAACAAGAACACGTACATGAACCTAAAAGTGTACCCGGGAGTGGTTTACCGTTCCAAATACTTGAACTTGGGAC
The window above is part of the Butyricimonas paravirosa genome. Proteins encoded here:
- a CDS encoding bifunctional metallophosphatase/5'-nucleotidase — translated: MNHDYFKLHISVLSKLHVCMVLSWIILLFGCQNTGEKEIVIISTNDIHGRIEQFPKLATFVEQIKAKHPNVILVDAGDRFTGNPYVDHAKEKGLPVISLMNDLGYEVGTLGNHEFDFGQKTLRARINDATFPIVCANINSSRGELDSIPPYYIIKKDGIRLGFLGLVQTGADHIPSVNPEQLKDITFDHYLDKVADYRSLKQQCDVLIGLTHLGVDEDSTLATRMPELDIIIGGHSHTLLKTPKEVNNVMIGQTGLKLQYAGLTILKFKQGKLSERSYQSCLIDTITRIDSSMTQKVKYFIDQPKFKEVIGATSLPFKSQESIGNIVTDAMTHSTASDFAFYNQGGIRLSELPQGNITLETILSIEPFGNHIVIHELSLSDIKTLILNHFNQEDRIIDLYVSPGSYTIVQDEQGKGTDVIFKDRNGRPLVKKATYKVALNNYVSVEYDFPGKGKGLHTDISVVNAMIDFIRTNTPLSPTDKRTYLSSVK
- a CDS encoding RNA polymerase sigma factor; this translates as MGEKEMIKAILEGDQKAFKLLVDTYQVMVVNTCHAFIHDRDEAEDIAQDVFIQVFESLGKFRFESKLSTWLYRIAVNRSINHCKSPRGRAIKVDIESWKQQEVAQSVEMPQQQLLEEQEQLELLHRAIDRLPENQRTALILNKYEELSYKEIAEVMGITLSSVESLLFRAKNNLEKIFNTK
- a CDS encoding Spy/CpxP family protein refolding chaperone, translated to MKKINKKYLIYWVNIILLMLNTALLVFFCFTPEKTIYKNEDSTISNEFLRKELDFTDEQYKLINELDSIVLRRHQTVLKLLCQRRYQMLNELAKPNPSLEELNKIATSVGHLHKALKTQTARHLLNIKKVCTPEQSKKLEKMFIDLLEINKHCAECAEKCTDQEKCKRCPKFHHYKNIESDSLEINRDSTKNITK
- a CDS encoding TonB-dependent receptor, giving the protein MSLKKLFFLSTVIFLIGHMNLFAQSEKVNLSGTIQDAKSGETLPFVVVNIKDLNLWTTSDINGKFSFKDVKKGEYTLTASCLGYKDYEMKINLSKNIEKYILKLEEQTLALKEVTVTATAGNKLNSSSSIKKAALEHVQASSIVDVMQLLPGSLTVNPNLNDISKLTIRDVTGKDATNAFGTAVIVDGARMSNDANMQMASTALSTQGISTSAGTGIDARQIAVDNIESIEVIRGIASAEYGDLNSGAVIVKTKAGKSPLEVRFKTDPKIKQVYAGKGFALGENKGFLNIDADYVQSQNDIRTPAKSYNRLTAQIGYSNVFNPQGRAFSLNAKFKGLTTLDKQKSDPDKQSEEKTKVENQEISLNIYGNWMINKAWLTSLKYTVAGSLGKQYNWDHEQHTTVGAANTNSMESGEHVAGFLPYEYYSDLKIEGKPVYAQAKLTANISGKYGIFYNNFMLGGEWSTKGNEGKGKSFDPNNPPTQSIRPRSFKDIPYINEYSGFVEDKVKIEMGKRSLELSAGSRFTKIDTKGADFDVIVDPRFNARLTLFENRWNKKGWQNLSIRAGWGIQHKMPTLAYLYPDPAYIDKASFSFKDDANNYKLAVITTNVFETDNDRLKIPKSNNFEIGVDFKVLSVNASLAYFKEKLTNGYNQAGYAVPYQYREYNYSSSLTHPEYVNGEVVENGTPVGYRTLQTFGVFQRPDNGITTDKWGIEYSLDFGKIDVIKTSILVDGAFFHTKTFDNSLKMSYETRYINNEPYPYVGLYVGGNNVGNGNLYQRLNTNLRLVTHIPQLRLVFTLGAQCVWMDKSKALSKYQGQCLAYMKDDDGNIVEGNVEKDKTYNKYINPVAYMDREGTIHPFTETEANDPVFQHMIKSGKSTYFVEDSLDPYFMLNLRMTKEIGRFASLSFYANNFTNAKPWRYYKSSGSDFRVNSDISFGAEISLKF
- a CDS encoding DUF4876 domain-containing protein; translation: MKTYHILTLLVVFLFTGCLKEEKMSIGALIKVNMPEGFENTSPEGIDVKLYSTTSGLTYTSKCDASGIATFNVEYGFYEAVAQHRERGENTIDIFNGRMERIVLSERTKDGDTYTINLTHAKLQQLIIKEIYYAACKKDDGTNYTKDAYMSIYNNSDEIAYLDSLCIGTVNPVTSSSPSNFTKPDGSLWDEIPLFMMAWQFPGTGTDYPLQPGEETIIALNAINHVDIASQSVDLSKADFAFWDPLLTGASVPAPGVEPLKMLWRNSGTAFTISLTGPAMVIFKIPTTVAESAQAYAEDPGNLQLDPVKPNASQKFLMIHKDWVIDGVECVTSASKANKRIPNNIDAGFTYIPTSYLGNSVCRKVDEVVDGRTIYMDSNNSSEDFEVVPNTLKNR